A single Oscillospiraceae bacterium DNA region contains:
- a CDS encoding amidohydrolase family protein, whose amino-acid sequence ERNTYIFQPRKLEIDEIDVLVNHQKNCTIILSSLRIGECTELKESIKKLRNVYMDTAGLKDGLFTVERAIALVGADKLLFASMAPINCVNSTLLLVQRDALAEGDKEKILSKNARKIYG is encoded by the coding sequence TGAGCGAAACACCTATATTTTTCAGCCCCGAAAGCTGGAAATCGATGAGATTGACGTGTTAGTCAATCATCAAAAGAACTGCACGATCATTCTTTCCAGTTTGCGGATCGGGGAATGCACCGAGCTGAAAGAAAGCATCAAAAAACTGCGAAACGTCTATATGGACACCGCGGGGCTCAAAGACGGCCTCTTTACGGTCGAACGGGCGATCGCGCTGGTCGGAGCCGACAAGCTGCTCTTTGCCTCCATGGCCCCGATCAACTGCGTAAACAGCACCCTGCTGTTAGTTCAAAGGGACGCGCTTGCTGAAGGCGACAAGGAGAAGATCCTCAGTAAAAATGCCCGTAAGATTTACGGATAA